Within the Vibrio tasmaniensis genome, the region TAAAATCAGTAGACAAACTCAAGCTTGCATTGACGTACTCACAACAAAAGGATCATATCCTTTTGGTTGAAGATGCGGTGTATGTTTGCCTTCCAAATCATGAGTTATTCAATCAAATCTCAACCGTTGAACATGTGTCGGTATTAAAAACAGATCTTTATAGCCGAGGTTTACAACAACTTGCTTCAAGCACTCTGGATCAAGTGGACTTCGATGGATTCGTAAAACTGACTGTTTTGAACGATAAATCAGTCACTTGGTAGCTGTATTTTATCAGTGTGGTTAAAAAAAGACCATCCTGAGCTCTAGACGGCTAAAAAAGATCTGTATATTTCTTGACACACATCCCACTGCTGAATAGAATTTTGCGTCCCTATTTACACTATGTGTAATAGGGCTAGATTTTTCATCAAGCTTACTTTCAAGTAAATCAGGAGCTAGTTAATGGCAACTATTAACCAGTTGGTACGTACTCCTCGTGTAAAGCAGGTTGTTAAAAGCAACGTGCCTGCACTAGAAGCGTGCCCACAAAAACGTGGTGTATGTACTCGCGTATATACTACTACTCCAAAAAAACCGAACTCAGCACTACGTAAAGTATGTCGTGTTCGTCTAACTAACGGCTTTGAAGTTACTTCATACATCGGCGGCGAAGGTCATAACCTTCAAGAACACAGTGTTGTTCTTATCCGTGGTGGTCGTGTTAAAGATTTACCAGGTGTGCGTTACCACACTGTTCGCGGTGCACTTGACTGTGCAGGCGTTAACGACCGTAAGAAAGGTCGTTCTAAGTATGGTGTGAAACGTCCTAAGTCTTAATGCGTCTTTTTTTAAAAGAAAGCGTTAAGTAAGGCCAAACACTATTTATTTATTATTCTGAAAAGTTTTGGAAAAAACCTGAAGAAGACAACGGAGAAATTCCATGCCACGTCGTCGCGTTATAGGCCAGCGTAAGATCCTTCCAGATCCTAAGTTCAAATCTGAACTGCTGGCAAAATTCGTTAACATCCTTATGGTTGACGGAAAAAAATCTACTGCAGAGAAGATTGTTTACACTGCACTAGAAGTTATGGCTGAGAAATCTGGTAAAGATCACTTAGCTGTATTTGAAGAAGCTCTTGAAAATGTTCGTCCAGCGGTAGAAGTTAAATCTCGCCGTGTGGGTGGTTCAACTTACCAAGTACCTGTAGAAGTTCGTCCGGTTCGCCGTAACGCTCTTGCTATGCGTTGGGTAGTTGAAGCTGCGCGTAAGCGTGGTGAAAAATCTATGGCTCAACGCCTAGCTGCTGAAATGCTAGACGCGTCTGAGAACAAAGGTACTTCGGTTAAGAAACGTGAAGACGTTCACCGTATGGCTGACGCAAACAAAGCGTTCGCACATTACCGCTGGTAATACCTTTTTAGTGCTGCAAGGTTCCTTGCGGCACTTCTTTAGTTCCTATGCTTATGCTAGGAACTATTGCTATTTCTAGGGCAAGCACTTTTTAGCGAAGTATCGCTTTTTACGCATAATCTAGACATAGCAATAGTCCCTAAGTCTCTAATAAGAGGATTCAACCGTGGCTCGTAAAACTCCTATTGAGCAATACCGTAATATCGGTATCGTTGCTCACGTAGATGCAGGTAAAACAACCACAAGTGAACGTATTCTGTTCTATACCGGTCTTTCTCACAAAATCGGCGAAGTTCACGATGGTGCAGCAACCATGGATTGGATGGAGCAAGAGCAAGAGCGCGGTATTACGATCACTTCAGCAGCGACGACTACGTTTTGGCGTGGTATGGAAGCTCAGTACTCTGACCACCGTATTAATATCATCGACACTCCGGGACACGTTGACTTCACTATCGAAGTAGAACGTTCTTTGCGTGTACTTGATGGTGCTGTTGTTGTGTTCTGTGGCTCATCTGGTGTTGAACCTCAGTCAGAGACTGTATGGCGTCAAGCTGATAAGTACCAAGTTCCACGTATGGTTTTCGTTAATAAAATGGACCGTACAGGCGCAGACTTCTTGCGTGTAGTTGAACAGATCAAGGATCGCCTAGGCGCAACTCCTGTTCCAATTCAACTGAACATTGGTGCTGAAGAAAACTTCCAAGGCGTTGTCGATCTTATCAAGATGAAGGCAATTAACTGGAACGAAGCTGACCAAGGCATGACTTTCACGTACGAAGATATTCCTGCAGACATGCAAGAAATGGCTGAAGAATATCGAACAGAACTTGTTGAAGCTGCTGCAGAAGCAAATGAAGAGCTGATGGATAAGTACCTTGAAGAAGGTGAACTAACAGAAGCTGAAATCAAACAAGGTCTTCGTACACGTACCCTTAATAATGAAATCGTACTTGCTACTTGTGGCAGTGCATTCAAAAACAAAGGTGTACAAGCTGTTCTAGATGCAGTTGTTGATTTCCTTCCTTCTCCAGTCGATGTACCTGCAATTAAGGGTATCGATGATGACGAGAATGAAATTGAGCGTCACGCGGACGACAAAGAACCGTTCTCAGCGCTAGCATTTAAAATTGCAACAGACCCATTTGTTGGTACTTTAACTTTCATCCGTGTTTACTCTGGTGTTGTTGAAAGCGGTAAAACAGCTTACAACTCTGTGAAGAAACAACGTGAACGTTTGGGGCGTATTGTTCAAATGCACTCAAACAAACGTGAAGAAGTAAAAGAAGTACGAGCAGGTGACATCGCAGCCATTATCGGCCTGAAAGATGTTACTACTGGTGAAACTCTATGTGACCAGAACCATAAAATTGTTCTTGAACGTATGGAATTCCCAGATCCAGTTATTCAGATCGTTGTAGAGCCTCGCTCGCAAGCTGATCAAGATAAAATGACTATCGCGTTAGGTAAGCTAGCGGCAGAAGATCCATCGTTCCGTGTTGAAACGGATGACGAAACTGGCCAGACACTAATCTCTGGTATGGGTGAACTGCACTTAGATATCATCGTTGACCGCATGAAACGTGAATTCAGCGTGAACTGCAACGTTGGTAATCCGCAAGTTGCTTATCGTGAAACCATTCGTGGTACAGCGAAAGCTGAAGGTAAATTTATCCGCGAACATGGTGGTAAAGGACAGTACGGTCACGTGTGGCTGAAACTGGAACCATCAGAAGCCGGTGAAGGCTTTGTCTTCGTAGATGAAATTGCCAATGGTATCGTGCCAAAAGAGTTCATTACCTCTGTCGCTAAAGGCGTTGAAGAGCAAATGAACAATGGTGTATTAGCGGGCTATCCAGTTTTGGATATCAAGGCTACACTATATGATGGTTCTTACCATGAAGTAGATTCAAGTGAGATGGCGTTTACAATCGCTGCCTCTATGGCTTTCAGAACGGGTGCACTAGAAGCGCAACCAGTTTTGCTTGAGCCTATGATGAAAGTTGAAGTAACTACTCCAGAAGACTGGATGGGTGACGTTGTTGGCGATATTAACCGTCGTCGCGGCATCATCGAAGGTATGGACGAGGGGACAGCTGGCCTGAAGATAATTCGTGCACAAGTTCCGTTGTCTGTCATGTTCGGTTACGCAACTGATTTGCGTTCTGCGACACAAGGTCGTGCTTCTTACTCTATGGAGTTTAGTGAGTACGCTGAAGTGCCAAAAAATGTTGCTAATGCAATCATTGCAGAGCGTGGTTAAACAAAAGGGATGCATTTTTTTCATTTTTTGAAAGAACAATGCGTCCAAATATTGCGCTAACGAGAGTTGGCGCATAAAATAGCAATTTCTGGCGCGTCTCGCTCAATAATGAACGTGGCGAATCATAACTAGGAAGGAACACGATTGTGTCTAAAGAAAAATTTGAACGTACGAAACCGCACGTAAACGTTGGTACTATCGGCCACGTTGACCACGGTAAAACAACTCTAACTGCTGCTATCTGTACTACACTTGCAAAAGTGTACGGCGGTGTTGCTAAAGATTTCGCATCTATCGATAACGCTCCAGAAGAGCGCGAGCGCGGTATCACAATCGCAACTTCTCACGTTGAGTACGATACTCCTGAACGTCACTACGCACACGTAGACTGTCCTGGACACGCCGATTATGTTAAAAACATGATCACTGGTGCTGCTCAAATGGACGGCGGTATCCTAGTTGTTGCTGCTACAGATGGCCCTATGCCACAAACTCGTGAGCACATCCTACTTGGTCGTCAAGTTGGTATCCCTTACATCATCGTATTCATGAACAAATGTGACATGGTTGATGACGAAGAGCTACTTGAGCTAGTAGAAATGGAAGTTCGTGAACTTCTTTCTGAGTACGAGTACCCAGGAGACGACCTTCCAGTAATTCAAGGTTCTGCACTTGGCGCTCTAAACGGCGAAAAGCAGTGGGAAGACAAGATCGTTGAGCTTGCAGAAGCACTAGATTCTTACATTCCACTTCCAGAGCGTGCTGTTGATCTACCGTTCCTACTTCCTATTGAAGATGTATTCTCAATCCAAGGTCGTGGTACTGTAGTTACTGGTCGTATCGAGCGCGGTATCCTACGTGTAGGTGACGAAGTAGAAATCGTTGGTATCAAAGAGACTACTCTTACTACTTGTACTGGTGTTGAAATGTTCCGTAAACTGCTTGACGAAGGTCGTGCAGGTGAGAACGTTGGTGCACTTCTACGTGGTACTAAGCGTGATGACGTTGAACGTGGCCAAGTACTTTCTGCTAAAGGTTCAATCAACCCACACACTAAGTTTGAGTCTGAAGTATACGTACTTTCTAAAGACGAAGGCGGCCGTCACACTCCTTTCTTCAAGGGTTACCGTCCACAGTTCTACTTCCGTACAACTGACGTAACAGGCGATATCACTCTACCAGAAGGCGTAGAAATGGTAATGCCAGGTGACAACGTTCAAATGACTGTTGAGCTAATCGCTCCAATCGCAATGGACGAAGGTCTACGTTTCGCAATCCGCGAAGGTGGCCGTACAGTTGGTGCTGGTGTTGTAGCTAAAATCTTCGCTTAATAGCATTTAGATTTTTGCACACTCTTCATTAGAAGAACTGCATAAGAAAAGGGAAGCTTCGGCTTCCCTTTTATTTTATTCCACTTTCCCACCATTTTTATTTTTGCTTTCCTTTCGCACTCCCATCCCTTGTTACTCTACTTTTGTTACGCAGCTTGTCCTCGAAACC harbors:
- the rpsG gene encoding 30S ribosomal protein S7, with product MPRRRVIGQRKILPDPKFKSELLAKFVNILMVDGKKSTAEKIVYTALEVMAEKSGKDHLAVFEEALENVRPAVEVKSRRVGGSTYQVPVEVRPVRRNALAMRWVVEAARKRGEKSMAQRLAAEMLDASENKGTSVKKREDVHRMADANKAFAHYRW
- the rpsL gene encoding 30S ribosomal protein S12 — protein: MATINQLVRTPRVKQVVKSNVPALEACPQKRGVCTRVYTTTPKKPNSALRKVCRVRLTNGFEVTSYIGGEGHNLQEHSVVLIRGGRVKDLPGVRYHTVRGALDCAGVNDRKKGRSKYGVKRPKS
- the tusB gene encoding sulfurtransferase complex subunit TusB gives rise to the protein MLHIVKSVDKLKLALTYSQQKDHILLVEDAVYVCLPNHELFNQISTVEHVSVLKTDLYSRGLQQLASSTLDQVDFDGFVKLTVLNDKSVTW
- the fusA gene encoding elongation factor G, coding for MARKTPIEQYRNIGIVAHVDAGKTTTSERILFYTGLSHKIGEVHDGAATMDWMEQEQERGITITSAATTTFWRGMEAQYSDHRINIIDTPGHVDFTIEVERSLRVLDGAVVVFCGSSGVEPQSETVWRQADKYQVPRMVFVNKMDRTGADFLRVVEQIKDRLGATPVPIQLNIGAEENFQGVVDLIKMKAINWNEADQGMTFTYEDIPADMQEMAEEYRTELVEAAAEANEELMDKYLEEGELTEAEIKQGLRTRTLNNEIVLATCGSAFKNKGVQAVLDAVVDFLPSPVDVPAIKGIDDDENEIERHADDKEPFSALAFKIATDPFVGTLTFIRVYSGVVESGKTAYNSVKKQRERLGRIVQMHSNKREEVKEVRAGDIAAIIGLKDVTTGETLCDQNHKIVLERMEFPDPVIQIVVEPRSQADQDKMTIALGKLAAEDPSFRVETDDETGQTLISGMGELHLDIIVDRMKREFSVNCNVGNPQVAYRETIRGTAKAEGKFIREHGGKGQYGHVWLKLEPSEAGEGFVFVDEIANGIVPKEFITSVAKGVEEQMNNGVLAGYPVLDIKATLYDGSYHEVDSSEMAFTIAASMAFRTGALEAQPVLLEPMMKVEVTTPEDWMGDVVGDINRRRGIIEGMDEGTAGLKIIRAQVPLSVMFGYATDLRSATQGRASYSMEFSEYAEVPKNVANAIIAERG
- the tuf gene encoding elongation factor Tu, with protein sequence MSKEKFERTKPHVNVGTIGHVDHGKTTLTAAICTTLAKVYGGVAKDFASIDNAPEERERGITIATSHVEYDTPERHYAHVDCPGHADYVKNMITGAAQMDGGILVVAATDGPMPQTREHILLGRQVGIPYIIVFMNKCDMVDDEELLELVEMEVRELLSEYEYPGDDLPVIQGSALGALNGEKQWEDKIVELAEALDSYIPLPERAVDLPFLLPIEDVFSIQGRGTVVTGRIERGILRVGDEVEIVGIKETTLTTCTGVEMFRKLLDEGRAGENVGALLRGTKRDDVERGQVLSAKGSINPHTKFESEVYVLSKDEGGRHTPFFKGYRPQFYFRTTDVTGDITLPEGVEMVMPGDNVQMTVELIAPIAMDEGLRFAIREGGRTVGAGVVAKIFA